From the genome of Schaalia dentiphila ATCC 17982, one region includes:
- the mtrA gene encoding MtrAB system response regulator MtrA gives MSSRILVVDDDVALAEMIGIVLQNEGYEVVFCADGSAALTQFQEHNPDLVLLDVMLPGMDGFDVCRAIRRVSDAPIVMLTARSDTSDVVTGLEAGADDYVPKPFKPKELVARVRARLRGREDSQADEGLSLQDLSIDVAGHIVKREGRVIALTPLEFDLLVTLARSPWKVFSREELLEQVWGYRHAADTRLVNVHVQRLRSKIERDPERPELVVTVRGVGYRAGAGA, from the coding sequence ATGAGTTCGCGCATCCTCGTCGTCGACGACGACGTCGCCCTGGCTGAGATGATCGGCATTGTCCTCCAGAACGAGGGCTATGAGGTCGTCTTCTGTGCCGACGGATCCGCTGCGTTGACTCAATTTCAAGAGCACAATCCGGACCTGGTCCTCCTGGATGTCATGCTACCCGGCATGGACGGCTTTGACGTGTGCCGCGCGATCCGTCGTGTCTCGGATGCTCCGATCGTTATGTTGACCGCCCGTTCCGATACCTCTGATGTCGTGACGGGTCTCGAGGCCGGTGCCGACGATTATGTTCCCAAGCCCTTCAAGCCCAAGGAACTCGTGGCGCGCGTGCGCGCGCGGCTGCGGGGCCGTGAGGACTCGCAGGCAGATGAGGGCCTGTCCCTCCAGGACCTGTCGATCGACGTTGCCGGCCACATCGTCAAGCGTGAGGGGCGCGTCATTGCGCTGACTCCTCTGGAATTTGATTTGCTGGTGACCCTGGCGCGCTCGCCCTGGAAGGTGTTCTCGCGCGAGGAACTCCTCGAGCAGGTGTGGGGCTACCGTCATGCCGCTGACACCAGGCTCGTCAACGTCCACGTGCAGCGCCTGCGCTCCAAGATCGAACGCGACCCGGAGCGTCCCGAGCTGGTCGTAACAGTCCGCGGGGTTGGGTACCGTGCCGGCGCAGGGGCGTAG
- a CDS encoding glycerophosphoryl diester phosphodiesterase membrane domain-containing protein translates to MSSPWTSPDPSAPYQGWTPQPESGAPTPQQGYGAQQGYGAQQGYTAPQPAQGYGAQQGYAAPQAPAYGAQPAYGAQPGYNAQPGASGYSTTNRWGWQSKPGIIPLRPLTIGDLFSGAFEAIRSNPKVLFGFTVVIMLFVSLIASVSILLSGLGYESVANTDYDPQALHQSMTDQTNVLLLRMISNMVQWIATFAGTTILTGLLASTVSQMTIGRNLTLSEAWAMTRKRLGSLLGSFALTAVITAVPIILWIVAVFASLAALMSGNDDLWWLVLVAFAAIIPIFILVYFFQIKLLFAPICAVLEEIGPVASLKRSWSLVKGEFWPTLGRFLLLNLAVSFIGGFIGFVIGLIGGLVSVAATSDPSSPVGSAIAIFFVMLGSSLLLPFSASFETLMYTDLRIRKENFASVLAQAGAQQQ, encoded by the coding sequence ATGAGCTCCCCCTGGACCTCTCCCGATCCGTCCGCTCCCTACCAGGGATGGACGCCGCAGCCCGAGTCCGGCGCACCGACGCCCCAGCAGGGCTACGGCGCACAGCAGGGCTACGGCGCACAGCAGGGATACACGGCCCCCCAGCCCGCCCAGGGATACGGAGCCCAGCAGGGCTACGCCGCGCCCCAGGCCCCCGCCTACGGCGCACAGCCCGCTTATGGCGCACAGCCTGGCTACAACGCCCAGCCCGGGGCATCCGGCTACTCCACCACCAACCGGTGGGGGTGGCAGTCCAAGCCCGGCATCATCCCCTTGCGTCCTCTCACGATCGGCGACCTGTTCAGCGGCGCCTTCGAGGCGATCCGTTCGAACCCGAAGGTTCTCTTCGGCTTCACCGTCGTCATCATGCTGTTCGTGTCGCTCATTGCCAGTGTGTCGATCCTGCTCTCGGGCCTCGGATACGAGTCCGTCGCCAATACTGACTACGATCCCCAGGCACTCCACCAATCGATGACGGATCAGACCAACGTTCTCCTCCTGAGAATGATTTCGAACATGGTGCAATGGATCGCCACGTTCGCGGGCACGACCATCCTCACGGGCCTGCTGGCCTCGACTGTCTCACAGATGACGATCGGCAGGAATCTGACGTTGAGCGAGGCGTGGGCGATGACGCGCAAGCGACTCGGATCGCTCCTTGGCTCTTTCGCGTTGACCGCGGTCATCACGGCGGTCCCCATCATCCTCTGGATCGTCGCCGTCTTCGCCTCGCTCGCCGCACTGATGAGCGGCAACGATGATTTGTGGTGGCTCGTGCTTGTCGCCTTCGCTGCTATTATCCCCATCTTTATCCTCGTGTATTTCTTCCAGATCAAGCTGCTGTTCGCTCCGATATGCGCGGTGCTGGAGGAGATCGGTCCCGTCGCTTCGCTGAAGCGTTCCTGGTCGCTCGTCAAGGGTGAGTTCTGGCCGACTCTCGGCCGCTTCCTGCTGCTGAACCTCGCCGTCAGCTTCATCGGCGGATTCATCGGATTCGTCATCGGACTCATCGGCGGCCTGGTATCCGTCGCGGCGACGTCCGACCCCTCAAGCCCGGTCGGCTCTGCCATCGCCATATTCTTCGTTATGCTCGGCTCCTCGCTGTTGCTGCCGTTCTCTGCATCGTTCGAGACGCTCATGTACACGGATCTGCGTATCCGTAAGGAGAACTTCGCCTCGGTCCTGGCTCAGGCAGGCGCTCAGCAGCAGTGA
- a CDS encoding DUF4129 domain-containing protein, protein MIGLLSCDAPLTPDEGEAHEWIVEELSHGEYANVPNPIARWLASLIDWFWEALSWKGQGTPPVSLIFMIVGIIAVAAILIALILNPIRLAKRVSPTVFEEEASETEAQASFDEAVAAQDWDLAYVWAYRLMVLGLDAQDVVTSTPGLTAREAAHAATRVAPMFGPQLDQFAQAFDQVRYGRSGVSSDHVEALRRFTPDLLRACRDAEVAS, encoded by the coding sequence GTGATCGGCTTGCTCTCCTGTGATGCTCCGCTGACCCCCGATGAGGGGGAGGCGCACGAGTGGATCGTTGAGGAACTCTCTCACGGCGAGTACGCCAATGTTCCCAACCCCATCGCGCGCTGGCTCGCATCGCTCATTGACTGGTTCTGGGAGGCCCTGTCCTGGAAGGGGCAGGGCACTCCCCCGGTCTCCCTGATCTTTATGATCGTGGGAATTATCGCGGTTGCCGCAATCCTCATTGCGCTCATCCTCAACCCGATCCGCCTCGCCAAGCGCGTCTCTCCCACCGTGTTCGAGGAGGAGGCCAGCGAAACGGAGGCCCAGGCCTCGTTCGACGAGGCCGTGGCAGCCCAGGACTGGGACCTGGCCTACGTGTGGGCATACCGTCTCATGGTTTTGGGCCTGGACGCTCAGGACGTCGTCACCTCCACGCCCGGATTGACGGCGCGCGAGGCGGCGCACGCTGCGACGCGAGTCGCGCCCATGTTCGGCCCCCAGCTCGATCAGTTTGCGCAGGCCTTTGACCAGGTGCGCTACGGCCGCTCCGGCGTTTCATCCGATCATGTTGAGGCGTTGCGCCGCTTCACCCCGGACCTCCTGCGCGCCTGCCGTGATGCGGAGGTGGCGTCGTGA